A window from Enterocloster bolteae encodes these proteins:
- the glpK gene encoding glycerol kinase GlpK codes for MAKYVMALDSGTTSNRCILFNEKGEMCSVAQKEFTQYFPKPGWVEHDANEIWSTQLGVAVEAMSKIGATAEDIAAIGITNQRETTIVWDKETGEPVYHAIVWQCRRTSEYCDTLKEKGLVDTFRAKTGLVIDAYFSGTKLRWILENVEGVRERAEKGELLFGTVETWLIWKLTKGRVHVTDYSNASRTMLFNINTLEWDDEILAELNIPKCMLPEAKPSSFVYGESDPQFFGGPIPIGGAAGDQQAALFGQTCFNAGEAKNTYGTGCFMLMNTGEKPVFSKNGLVTTIAWGLDGKVNYALEGSIFVAGAAIQWLRDEMRIIDSSPDSEYMAKKVKDTNGCYVVPAFTGLGAPHWDQYARGTIVGITRGVNKYHIIRATLDSLCYQTNDVLQAMKADSGIELAALKVDGGASANNYLMQTQADIINAPVNRPQCVETTAMGAAYLAGLAVGYWANKEEVIKNWAIDRTFTPEISEEKRTEMVTGWNKAVKCSYGWAKED; via the coding sequence ATGGCAAAGTATGTAATGGCACTGGATTCGGGTACGACAAGCAACAGGTGTATCCTGTTCAATGAAAAGGGGGAAATGTGCAGTGTTGCTCAGAAGGAATTTACCCAGTACTTCCCGAAGCCAGGTTGGGTAGAGCATGATGCCAATGAAATCTGGTCCACACAGTTAGGCGTTGCAGTGGAGGCTATGTCCAAAATCGGGGCAACCGCAGAGGATATCGCGGCCATCGGCATCACCAACCAGCGTGAGACTACCATTGTATGGGATAAGGAGACTGGGGAGCCCGTATACCATGCAATCGTGTGGCAATGCCGCAGGACCTCCGAGTACTGCGATACACTGAAGGAGAAAGGATTGGTCGATACCTTCCGTGCCAAGACAGGACTTGTGATTGACGCTTATTTCTCAGGAACAAAGCTGAGATGGATACTTGAGAATGTGGAAGGAGTCAGGGAACGCGCAGAAAAAGGGGAGCTGCTGTTCGGAACCGTGGAGACATGGCTGATCTGGAAACTGACCAAGGGAAGAGTACATGTAACCGATTATTCCAACGCATCACGCACCATGCTGTTCAACATCAATACATTAGAGTGGGATGATGAGATTCTGGCCGAGTTAAACATTCCGAAGTGCATGCTTCCGGAAGCAAAACCATCCAGTTTCGTATACGGTGAATCCGATCCGCAGTTCTTTGGCGGCCCAATCCCCATCGGCGGGGCGGCAGGCGACCAGCAGGCAGCGCTTTTCGGCCAGACCTGTTTCAATGCGGGCGAGGCAAAGAATACATACGGAACCGGCTGCTTTATGCTGATGAACACAGGTGAGAAGCCGGTATTCTCCAAGAACGGCCTGGTTACCACCATTGCCTGGGGCCTGGACGGCAAAGTAAATTATGCTCTGGAAGGTTCCATCTTCGTTGCCGGCGCCGCCATCCAGTGGCTGAGGGACGAGATGAGGATTATAGATTCCTCGCCTGATTCCGAGTATATGGCCAAGAAGGTAAAGGACACCAACGGCTGTTATGTGGTTCCCGCCTTTACAGGACTGGGCGCCCCCCACTGGGACCAGTACGCCAGAGGCACGATTGTGGGCATCACCCGCGGCGTCAACAAGTATCACATTATCCGGGCTACGCTGGATTCCCTGTGCTATCAGACCAACGACGTGCTCCAGGCCATGAAGGCGGATTCCGGCATTGAGCTGGCAGCCCTTAAGGTGGACGGCGGAGCAAGCGCAAACAACTATCTGATGCAGACCCAGGCAGACATTATCAATGCTCCGGTGAACCGTCCGCAGTGCGTGGAGACCACTGCCATGGGCGCCGCCTATCTGGCAGGTCTGGCAGTTGGATACTGGGCAAACAAGGAAGAGGTTATCAAGAACTGGGCCATCGACCGCACCTTTACTCCGGAGATTTCAGAGGAGAAGAGGACAGAGATGGTGACCGGCTGGAACAAGGCCGTGAAATGCTCTTACGGATGGGCAAAAGAAGATTAA
- a CDS encoding MIP/aquaporin family protein: protein MLPYIAEFLGTMILIILGDGVVANVTLNKSGMKGAGSIQITFAWGLAVMLPAFIFGAASGAHFNPALTIALAVDGSMSWGLVPGYIVAQFAGAFVGAVIVYLLFKDQYDATESAATKLGTFCTGPSVPNMGRNILSEAVGTFVLVFAIKGIGQVSGIAPGVDKLLVFGIIVSIGMSLGGLTGYAINPARDLGPRLAHAVLPIKGKGDSNWGYAPVVIIGPVVGAVVAALLYQAIPWM from the coding sequence ATGTTACCATATATTGCAGAGTTTTTGGGGACCATGATACTGATCATCTTAGGTGACGGCGTTGTAGCAAACGTGACGCTCAACAAATCAGGCATGAAGGGGGCTGGTTCCATCCAGATTACCTTTGCATGGGGCCTTGCGGTTATGCTGCCCGCGTTCATCTTCGGCGCTGCATCCGGCGCGCATTTTAATCCGGCGCTGACCATTGCCCTGGCAGTGGATGGAAGTATGTCATGGGGACTTGTTCCCGGATACATTGTGGCACAGTTTGCCGGTGCTTTTGTGGGCGCTGTCATTGTATACCTTCTGTTTAAGGACCAGTATGACGCAACCGAGTCAGCGGCAACCAAGCTGGGGACCTTCTGTACAGGACCATCCGTTCCTAACATGGGACGCAACATTTTAAGCGAGGCAGTGGGAACATTCGTGCTTGTATTTGCAATCAAAGGCATCGGCCAGGTATCCGGCATTGCACCAGGCGTGGATAAACTGCTTGTATTTGGAATTATCGTATCCATTGGTATGTCTCTGGGCGGTCTGACAGGTTATGCCATCAATCCGGCACGTGACCTGGGACCACGTCTTGCACATGCTGTCCTGCCGATTAAGGGCAAAGGCGATTCCAACTGGGGCTATGCACCGGTTGTCATCATCGGGCCGGTTGTGGGCGCAGTAGTGGCAGCTTTACTGTATCAGGCAATTCCGTGGATGTAA
- a CDS encoding NAD(P)/FAD-dependent oxidoreductase — MREYDIVIIGGGPAGLAAAVAARDNGIESILILERDKELGGILNQCIHNGFGLHTFKEELTGPEYAARFEEQVYERKIEYKLNTMVMDISHDKVVTAMNREEGLFEIQARAVILAMGCRERSRGALNIPGYRPAGIYCAGTAQRLVNMEGFMPGREVVILGSGDIGLIMARRMTLEGARVKVVAELMPYSGGLKRNIVQCLDDYGIPLKLSHTVVDIRGKERLEGITLAAVDEKGKPIPGTEEDYTCDTLLLSVGLIPENELSNGMGVKMNRVTSGPVVNESLETNIEGVFACGNVLHVHDLVDFVSEEAAAAGKNAARYVKDGRCSGTGQEIELSAVDGVRYTVPCTIHPDRMEETQIVRFRVGNVYKNCYIGVYFDDEQVMHRKRPVMAPGEMEEIKLQKEKLMLHPGLKKITIKVEEA; from the coding sequence ATGAGGGAATATGATATTGTCATAATCGGCGGCGGTCCTGCGGGTCTCGCTGCAGCTGTAGCGGCCAGGGATAACGGGATAGAGAGTATCCTGATCCTGGAACGCGATAAGGAACTGGGAGGCATATTAAACCAGTGCATCCACAATGGATTCGGCCTCCATACATTCAAGGAGGAGCTGACAGGCCCGGAGTACGCTGCCAGGTTTGAGGAACAGGTGTATGAGAGGAAGATTGAATATAAGCTAAACACCATGGTCATGGATATCAGCCATGACAAGGTGGTCACGGCCATGAACAGGGAAGAGGGGCTGTTTGAGATACAGGCCAGGGCGGTTATACTGGCCATGGGATGCAGGGAGCGCTCCAGGGGGGCGCTGAACATACCGGGCTACCGGCCCGCTGGCATTTACTGCGCAGGCACGGCCCAGCGTCTGGTGAATATGGAGGGCTTTATGCCCGGACGGGAAGTGGTTATCCTGGGATCCGGAGACATCGGCCTTATTATGGCCAGGCGTATGACCCTGGAGGGCGCCAGGGTGAAGGTGGTGGCGGAGCTGATGCCTTATTCCGGAGGACTGAAACGTAATATCGTACAGTGTCTGGACGATTACGGCATTCCGCTGAAGCTGAGCCATACCGTGGTTGACATACGGGGAAAGGAGCGGCTGGAGGGAATCACCCTGGCAGCCGTGGATGAGAAGGGTAAGCCGATACCGGGAACTGAGGAGGATTATACCTGTGACACCCTGCTTCTTTCCGTGGGACTGATACCTGAGAATGAATTGTCTAACGGAATGGGCGTGAAAATGAACCGCGTCACATCAGGGCCGGTGGTGAACGAAAGCCTGGAAACCAATATCGAAGGCGTATTTGCCTGCGGCAACGTGCTCCACGTCCATGATTTGGTGGATTTTGTGTCAGAGGAGGCAGCGGCGGCAGGTAAGAACGCGGCCAGATATGTGAAGGACGGCAGGTGCTCCGGAACAGGACAGGAGATAGAGTTAAGCGCAGTGGACGGGGTGCGCTATACGGTGCCCTGCACCATCCATCCGGACCGCATGGAGGAAACCCAAATCGTGCGTTTCCGTGTGGGGAATGTTTATAAAAACTGCTATATCGGCGTATACTTTGATGATGAGCAGGTTATGCACAGGAAACGTCCGGTTATGGCGCCCGGAGAGATGGAGGAGATAAAGCTCCAGAAGGAAAAATTGATGTTGCATCC
- a CDS encoding NAD(P)/FAD-dependent oxidoreductase: MYDVIIIGAGVSGAASARELSRYKVNACVLEREEDVCCGTSKANSAIVHAGYDAAEGSLMARLNVEGNQIMPELAKELDFPFNPCGSFVVCLDEESLPDLRALYERGVKNGVKDLEIITDKARIKEMEPNLADEAAGVLYAPTAGIVCPFNLNIALAENAYTNGVDFKFNTEVTDIRRIEGGWALETNQGVYETRCVVNAAGVHADKFHNMVSGTKIHITPRRGDYCLLDKSAGNHVSHTIFALPGKYGKGVLVSPTVHGNLIVGPTAIDIEDKEATATTREGLDELIAKAGMNVKDLPMRQVITSFAGLRAHEDHHEFIIKELEDAPGFVDCAGIESPGLTSCPAIGRMVAGILKEKLGLEPNPQFDGSRKGILDPDTLTKEEQAELIRQNPAYGNIICRCEMVTEGEILDAIHRPLGARSLDGIKRRTRAGMGRCQAGFCTPRSMELLHRELGLPMTEITKAGGDSKLVVGTNKDRI; encoded by the coding sequence ATGTATGACGTAATAATAATCGGGGCCGGCGTGTCCGGCGCTGCATCTGCCAGGGAGCTGTCGCGGTATAAGGTGAATGCCTGTGTCCTGGAACGGGAGGAGGATGTGTGCTGCGGCACGTCCAAGGCCAACAGTGCCATTGTCCATGCCGGATATGACGCGGCCGAAGGCTCGCTGATGGCCAGGCTGAATGTGGAAGGAAACCAGATCATGCCTGAACTGGCAAAGGAGCTGGATTTTCCCTTTAATCCCTGCGGATCCTTTGTGGTATGTCTGGACGAGGAGTCTCTGCCGGATCTGAGAGCTCTGTATGAGCGGGGAGTTAAGAACGGTGTAAAGGATTTGGAAATCATCACGGATAAGGCGAGAATCAAGGAAATGGAGCCCAATCTGGCAGATGAGGCGGCAGGCGTTCTCTATGCACCTACGGCAGGCATCGTATGTCCCTTTAATCTGAACATTGCGCTGGCGGAAAATGCCTATACCAACGGCGTGGACTTTAAATTTAATACTGAGGTGACAGATATCCGCAGGATAGAGGGCGGATGGGCTCTGGAAACAAACCAGGGTGTGTATGAGACCCGCTGTGTGGTCAACGCGGCAGGAGTCCATGCCGATAAGTTCCACAACATGGTCAGCGGAACAAAGATACACATAACCCCCAGAAGGGGAGATTACTGTCTGTTAGATAAGAGCGCAGGAAATCATGTGAGCCATACCATATTCGCCCTTCCGGGAAAGTATGGAAAGGGCGTCCTGGTATCGCCTACAGTACATGGCAACCTGATTGTGGGGCCCACAGCCATTGACATTGAGGACAAAGAGGCCACAGCCACCACCAGGGAAGGTCTGGATGAACTGATTGCAAAAGCAGGGATGAACGTAAAAGACCTTCCCATGCGCCAGGTTATCACATCCTTTGCCGGACTCAGGGCCCATGAGGATCATCATGAGTTTATTATAAAAGAGCTGGAGGACGCGCCCGGATTTGTAGACTGCGCGGGAATCGAGTCGCCCGGCCTTACCAGCTGTCCTGCCATTGGAAGGATGGTGGCCGGAATCCTTAAGGAAAAGCTGGGACTGGAGCCAAATCCGCAGTTTGACGGCAGCCGCAAGGGAATTCTGGACCCGGATACACTTACAAAAGAGGAGCAGGCAGAGCTGATCAGACAGAATCCTGCTTACGGAAATATCATCTGCCGCTGCGAGATGGTCACAGAGGGAGAAATCCTGGACGCCATCCACAGGCCCCTGGGGGCGCGTTCCCTGGACGGCATCAAGCGCAGGACCAGGGCGGGAATGGGCCGCTGCCAGGCAGGGTTCTGCACGCCCAGATCCATGGAACTGCTTCACCGCGAGCTGGGACTTCCCATGACGGAGATTACAAAGGCCGGCGGGGATTCAAAGCTTGTAGTGGGAACCAACAAGGACAGAATATAG